A single Acetomicrobium thermoterrenum DSM 13490 DNA region contains:
- a CDS encoding glucose-6-phosphate isomerase, which produces MDELLSVSVGGAFVGGDRPVLRENIDDLSRMVEEADVLLREKGRDDVDGFGWINLPYQDLSETIEIGRWLSGFEAIVQIGIGGSALGNRMLAKALLPPFYNELDASVRKAPKFYLLENPDPKTAVSLLDRLDLSKTAFIVVSKSGSTTETAAHFLWAWQKVREKMGERASDNFLIITDPRKGILRKFAKSTGCRSLNIPESVGGRYSVLSSVGLATASALGINIEKLVQGAKEMDQRLALRSHLWENPAWLLACINLLHAKAGRNMAVMMPYGDDLADFAEWFAQLWGESLGKEGCGTTPVRALGAIDQHSQLQLYAEGPDDKLITIIDVNNRPLFLLPDVVDIDALKDLEFLYGKALGDLLSIEARSTASALVKAGKPIIYLKIPEVSERYIGALVFFYEYVTALVGFLMKINPFDQPGVEQGKRYIYSLMGRKGYKEYVKEVEEYFGACQKMEIII; this is translated from the coding sequence TTGGACGAGCTGTTGAGCGTAAGCGTCGGAGGTGCTTTTGTAGGTGGAGATCGTCCCGTCTTGAGAGAAAATATCGATGATCTTTCAAGAATGGTGGAAGAAGCCGATGTCCTGTTGCGGGAAAAGGGGAGGGACGACGTTGATGGCTTTGGTTGGATTAACCTGCCCTATCAGGATTTGTCCGAAACGATTGAAATTGGGCGTTGGCTTTCCGGCTTTGAAGCCATCGTGCAAATAGGCATTGGCGGATCTGCTTTGGGAAACAGAATGCTTGCAAAGGCACTCCTTCCCCCTTTTTACAACGAACTTGATGCTTCCGTCAGAAAGGCCCCCAAGTTTTATCTGCTGGAAAATCCGGATCCCAAGACGGCAGTATCTTTACTGGATCGGCTTGATTTGTCGAAGACAGCATTTATAGTCGTCAGCAAATCGGGAAGCACGACGGAAACGGCTGCGCACTTTTTATGGGCATGGCAAAAGGTCAGGGAAAAGATGGGCGAAAGGGCAAGCGACAATTTTTTGATAATTACCGATCCTAGAAAGGGCATTCTGCGCAAATTTGCCAAATCTACAGGTTGTAGGAGTTTGAATATTCCAGAAAGCGTGGGGGGCAGGTATTCTGTTCTTTCCTCGGTAGGGTTGGCAACGGCTTCCGCTTTGGGTATCAACATCGAAAAGCTGGTTCAAGGTGCCAAGGAGATGGATCAAAGACTTGCCTTGCGGTCGCACCTTTGGGAAAACCCCGCATGGCTATTGGCCTGCATTAACCTGTTGCACGCTAAAGCCGGCCGTAATATGGCCGTTATGATGCCCTATGGAGACGATCTTGCCGATTTTGCCGAATGGTTTGCTCAGCTTTGGGGAGAAAGCCTTGGCAAAGAGGGATGCGGCACCACTCCTGTGCGTGCTCTCGGAGCTATAGATCAGCATTCCCAGCTTCAACTTTACGCGGAAGGCCCGGACGATAAGCTAATTACGATTATCGACGTAAATAATAGGCCGTTATTCCTATTGCCGGACGTTGTAGATATAGATGCATTGAAGGATTTGGAGTTTTTATACGGAAAAGCCCTCGGAGATCTGTTGAGTATAGAGGCTCGTTCGACGGCTTCGGCTTTGGTAAAAGCCGGAAAGCCGATTATTTACCTTAAGATTCCTGAAGTTTCCGAGAGATATATTGGTGCGTTGGTGTTCTTCTATGAATATGTAACAGCTCTTGTCGGTTTTTTGATGAAAATCAATCCCTTCGATCAACCTGGAGTGGAACAGGGGAAACGGTATATATATTCGCTCATGGGCCGCAAGGGATACAAGGAATATGTGAAGGAAGTTGAAGAATATTTTGGAGCATGCCAAAAAATGGAGATTATAATATGA
- a CDS encoding tRNA 2-thiocytidine biosynthesis TtcA family protein — MFDLPEKIKRGVGEAVCAYSMIEEGDNILVGLSGGKDSSLLLIALKHLQRVSPIRFNIEAMIVDPTGGQFDPAGLKDFCESLDVPFTHYAYPIFEIIKIRREKSPCSFCANMRRGILSGIAKDRGFRKIALGHHLTDATVTLMLNIFFSGKLHTLQPKTWQSRTQTWVIRPLIFLPEETLISAASEMDLPERGPKCPYGDDTKRKRMNEILKNILEEAPQGEYSTLRALRKTLWAT; from the coding sequence ATGTTCGATTTACCCGAGAAGATCAAACGCGGCGTCGGCGAAGCGGTGTGCGCCTATTCCATGATCGAAGAAGGCGATAATATCTTAGTTGGATTATCCGGAGGGAAGGACAGTTCGTTGCTCCTCATTGCCCTAAAACACTTACAAAGAGTGAGCCCCATCAGATTCAATATAGAAGCCATGATTGTAGATCCAACGGGCGGGCAGTTTGATCCCGCGGGGCTGAAGGATTTTTGCGAAAGCCTCGATGTGCCCTTTACGCATTATGCCTATCCTATATTTGAAATTATAAAAATCAGAAGGGAAAAATCCCCCTGCAGTTTTTGCGCGAACATGAGAAGAGGGATTTTGAGCGGGATCGCAAAGGACAGAGGGTTTAGGAAGATAGCTCTGGGACATCATCTAACCGATGCCACCGTTACGTTAATGCTGAATATTTTTTTCTCCGGAAAACTTCATACGCTACAGCCAAAAACGTGGCAAAGCAGAACGCAAACATGGGTGATCAGGCCTTTGATATTCCTTCCAGAGGAAACTTTGATATCGGCAGCTTCCGAGATGGACCTGCCGGAACGGGGACCAAAATGTCCTTACGGGGACGACACGAAGAGAAAGAGAATGAATGAAATCCTGAAAAATATACTTGAAGAAGCGCCACAAGGAGAATACAGCACATTAAGGGCACTTCGCAAGACACTTTGGGCTACTTAG
- a CDS encoding glutaredoxin family protein: MTVKVYSTPTCPWCTKVKEYLKDLGVEYEEVDVSKDRAAAMDMVRRTGQMGVPVTFIGDKFIVGYDPETIKELLKENSILD, encoded by the coding sequence ATGACTGTGAAAGTTTATAGTACTCCCACATGTCCGTGGTGTACAAAGGTAAAAGAATATTTAAAAGACTTGGGTGTCGAGTATGAGGAGGTAGACGTCAGCAAAGACAGGGCTGCTGCTATGGACATGGTGAGGCGAACTGGCCAAATGGGTGTGCCCGTAACCTTCATAGGCGATAAGTTTATTGTCGGTTATGATCCTGAGACCATTAAGGAGCTTTTAAAGGAGAACAGTATATTAGATTAG
- a CDS encoding SufB/SufD family protein → MNLSNEYMSLIEIAEKAGEPIKTDDAHVIVHANNIIAAKDIPGLEIDAEETEFGIRASFTVKAGAVLKKPVHLCFGHLGKEGKQVIESRIVLEEGAKAKFYSHCIFPNAVKFLHAMEGDIIVGKGADMTYEEVHVHGPEGKIEVRPLTRVVVDEKGRYVSNFSLIEGRVGILSLDVEVDVIGWLGSAEITSKVYGKYDDSCNVKDTIRLSGEKSSGLAKARVVLKDNSFGKFFGEVQGAADGAKGHVDCTEIVQGNAKAEAVPVVSVVHPGAEITHEAAIGRIANEKLWGLMAKGLTENEAIDVIVSGLLR, encoded by the coding sequence ATGAATCTCAGTAATGAATATATGTCACTGATAGAAATAGCCGAAAAGGCGGGAGAACCCATCAAGACCGACGATGCTCATGTTATAGTTCATGCCAACAATATCATCGCTGCAAAAGACATCCCCGGTCTTGAAATCGACGCCGAAGAGACTGAATTTGGCATTAGGGCATCCTTTACCGTAAAAGCAGGAGCGGTTTTAAAGAAACCCGTGCATCTTTGTTTTGGCCACCTTGGCAAAGAGGGAAAGCAAGTCATAGAAAGCAGGATCGTGCTGGAAGAAGGCGCGAAAGCTAAATTTTACTCGCACTGTATTTTTCCGAATGCCGTAAAATTCCTCCATGCGATGGAGGGCGATATAATCGTGGGCAAAGGCGCTGACATGACATATGAAGAAGTGCACGTCCACGGACCTGAGGGAAAGATCGAAGTCAGGCCGCTGACCCGCGTCGTGGTGGATGAAAAGGGCAGGTACGTGAGCAATTTTTCGTTAATCGAGGGAAGGGTAGGTATTCTGTCCCTCGACGTGGAAGTAGATGTCATCGGTTGGCTTGGAAGTGCGGAGATAACCTCCAAAGTTTACGGAAAATACGACGATAGCTGCAACGTTAAAGATACGATAAGGTTATCCGGGGAAAAGTCTAGCGGATTAGCCAAAGCGAGAGTTGTATTGAAAGACAACAGCTTCGGCAAGTTCTTCGGAGAAGTGCAGGGAGCTGCTGACGGAGCGAAAGGTCATGTCGATTGCACTGAAATAGTGCAAGGAAATGCGAAAGCTGAAGCCGTTCCCGTCGTCTCCGTGGTTCATCCCGGAGCCGAGATAACCCACGAAGCTGCCATAGGCCGTATAGCTAACGAAAAGCTGTGGGGTCTGATGGCCAAAGGTTTGACCGAGAACGAAGCTATTGACGTTATCGTTTCGGGCCTTTTGAGGTAG
- a CDS encoding ATP-binding cassette domain-containing protein gives MTDTPLLQVDEVTVTRENGKKLLDQVNLRVEHGEITGVLGRNGAGKTTLAYTVMGLPSYRPNSGRIFFEGKDITDFSITERSRLGITLAWQYPARYEGITVAEYLRLSRKDATRRELEEALDFIQMEPFYLDRFVDKALSGGERKRLELASIYLMRPKLAILDEPDSGVDLLALGDVIKLFKKLIDFGSSVLVITHRDDIASACDRAYLLCNGKVMLEGQPIAVKQYLMSLCSPCSDPLLVRGVISNESQ, from the coding sequence ATGACAGATACCCCCTTGCTTCAAGTAGATGAAGTAACGGTAACCCGAGAAAACGGGAAAAAACTGCTCGATCAAGTCAATTTGCGAGTCGAGCATGGAGAGATAACTGGAGTGTTGGGCCGAAACGGTGCGGGAAAGACGACGTTAGCCTATACTGTTATGGGCCTTCCTTCCTATAGGCCCAATTCCGGCAGGATCTTCTTTGAAGGAAAGGATATTACCGATTTTTCGATTACCGAAAGATCGAGATTAGGGATAACTTTAGCATGGCAATATCCGGCCAGATATGAAGGAATTACCGTAGCCGAATATCTTAGGTTGTCGCGTAAGGATGCGACGAGAAGAGAACTGGAAGAGGCTTTGGATTTTATTCAGATGGAACCTTTTTACCTGGATCGTTTTGTCGACAAGGCTCTATCCGGAGGAGAGAGAAAAAGGTTAGAGCTTGCGTCTATCTATTTAATGAGGCCCAAGCTTGCCATCTTAGACGAACCCGATTCGGGAGTAGATCTTCTGGCTTTGGGCGATGTGATAAAGCTTTTTAAAAAATTAATAGATTTCGGTAGCAGCGTATTGGTGATAACCCATAGAGATGACATAGCTTCGGCCTGCGATAGGGCTTACCTGCTTTGCAACGGCAAGGTCATGCTCGAGGGACAGCCAATTGCCGTAAAGCAATACTTAATGTCGCTGTGCAGCCCCTGTTCAGACCCACTTTTAGTCAGAGGGGTGATTTCCAATGAATCTCAGTAA
- a CDS encoding lysine exporter LysO family protein, protein MIVIIVACLTSGILIGKLAIFSLSNVTNLIITLGLFILLFSVGIDLGCNKEALRNIREDGIKLFIVPVATVLGTGFGSSLASILLRMPLNETLAVGAGFGWYSLSGVLITQMHSVELGTVAFLSNVIREVIALISIPLISKYIGSFEAVGVAGATAMDTALPVIVKSNSPDIAIYSFISGFLLTLLVPLLVPLALGL, encoded by the coding sequence TTGATCGTCATCATAGTTGCCTGTTTGACAAGCGGGATCTTGATTGGAAAGCTCGCGATATTTTCTTTAAGCAACGTAACTAATTTAATTATCACATTAGGATTGTTCATACTGCTCTTTTCCGTGGGAATTGATCTTGGCTGCAATAAGGAAGCGCTTAGAAACATCAGAGAAGATGGGATAAAGCTTTTTATCGTTCCTGTGGCAACGGTTTTAGGGACAGGGTTTGGTTCTTCTTTGGCCTCGATATTATTGAGAATGCCTTTAAATGAGACCCTGGCAGTTGGCGCCGGTTTCGGATGGTATTCTCTTTCAGGGGTTCTCATCACTCAGATGCACAGCGTGGAACTTGGAACCGTAGCCTTTCTTTCGAACGTGATAAGAGAGGTCATTGCCCTGATATCGATACCGCTGATAAGTAAATATATCGGATCTTTTGAAGCAGTAGGCGTAGCGGGTGCGACGGCAATGGATACCGCCTTGCCCGTTATCGTCAAGAGTAATTCTCCCGATATTGCAATTTATTCTTTTATATCGGGTTTTTTGCTGACGCTTCTAGTTCCCCTTTTGGTACCCCTTGCATTGGGATTGTGA
- the cdd gene encoding cytidine deaminase codes for MDIVSKLYDVAMRGRENAYAPYSGFSVGAALLAQSGRIYAGCNVENSSYGLTICAERVALCSAVAQGERVFEMMIICADSIVPPCGACLQVMAEFGDMEIISFDMEGKFQRNRLSELLPQSFRLPK; via the coding sequence ATGGATATAGTGTCGAAACTTTATGATGTGGCAATGAGGGGGCGGGAAAATGCCTATGCCCCCTACTCCGGTTTTTCGGTGGGTGCCGCTTTGCTCGCCCAATCGGGCCGTATTTACGCCGGATGTAACGTTGAAAATTCCTCCTACGGACTAACTATTTGTGCCGAAAGGGTTGCTCTGTGTTCTGCCGTCGCTCAGGGAGAGCGGGTCTTCGAGATGATGATTATATGTGCCGACTCTATAGTTCCCCCCTGTGGAGCGTGTCTTCAGGTAATGGCCGAATTTGGCGATATGGAAATAATATCGTTTGATATGGAAGGTAAGTTTCAGCGAAACCGCCTTTCAGAGCTTCTTCCTCAGTCCTTTCGCTTGCCTAAGTAG
- a CDS encoding LysO family transporter has product MKFLGFLVDNSVYFYVAFMLAGALVGYFGRVPNFIKRHNGRVQTLCLILLLLAIGIEIGSNGEVLKALGNLGYKAAAISFLSILGTIFCINIFVRFLTKRE; this is encoded by the coding sequence ATGAAATTCCTTGGATTTTTGGTTGACAACAGCGTTTATTTTTACGTTGCCTTTATGTTGGCGGGAGCGCTAGTAGGATATTTCGGGAGGGTCCCAAACTTTATAAAAAGGCATAACGGGAGAGTTCAGACGTTATGTCTTATTTTATTGCTGTTGGCAATAGGTATTGAGATTGGAAGCAACGGAGAAGTGCTCAAGGCGTTAGGGAACTTGGGCTATAAAGCTGCCGCGATTTCTTTTTTGTCTATTTTAGGTACAATATTTTGTATAAATATATTCGTCAGATTTCTGACAAAAAGGGAATGA